Proteins encoded within one genomic window of Desertibacillus haloalkaliphilus:
- a CDS encoding TRAP transporter small permease: MWKRSIAHLNRTIENITCVLLVIMVLLVFIQIVSRAAFGSSYAWTEEIARFLMIWITFLGASVAFQYGSHISIDFFISKLKHRIAKWVQLIASLAIVTFLLILLVKGYQIIETSMIQRSASLRIPMGYVYTIMPISAVLMLMNVIDVSIKVFRIHPTDISKAEKGET, encoded by the coding sequence ATGTGGAAAAGAAGTATAGCACATTTGAATCGAACAATTGAAAACATAACTTGTGTTCTCCTTGTCATTATGGTCTTGCTAGTATTCATTCAAATTGTATCACGAGCTGCTTTTGGATCATCGTATGCATGGACTGAAGAAATAGCCCGATTTTTAATGATTTGGATCACGTTTTTAGGTGCTAGTGTTGCTTTTCAATATGGCAGTCATATCAGCATTGACTTTTTTATAAGCAAATTAAAACACAGGATAGCAAAATGGGTACAACTTATCGCGTCATTAGCGATTGTCACATTCCTATTAATCTTGTTAGTGAAAGGATATCAAATCATTGAGACTTCTATGATTCAACGTTCCGCGTCATTACGAATTCCTATGGGGTATGTTTATACGATCATGCCAATCAGTGCCGTTCTTATGCTGATGAATGTCATAGACGTCTCAATCAAAGTATTTCGAATTCACCCAACAGATATAAGCAAAGCTGAGAAAGGGGAGACATAA
- a CDS encoding class II aldolase/adducin family protein gives MTKSYEKDLSLKNMVPTFDSVEEERQHLKERLAGAFRLFSKFGFDEGVAGHITARDPEKDNHFWVNPFGMHFSQIKASDLILCNHNGDVVEGDKPVNRAAFAIHSQIHAARPDVIAAAHAHSVYGKTWSTLGRLLDPITQDACAFYDDHVLFDDYTGVVLDTEEGKRIAESLSNHKAAILRNHGLLTVGKSVDEAAWWFITMERSCQSQLMAEAAGAPVLIDKDYAKVTKKQVGSQLAGWFSFQPLWDRIVKEQPDLLE, from the coding sequence ATGACAAAGTCATATGAAAAAGATTTGTCTCTAAAAAATATGGTGCCAACGTTTGATTCCGTTGAAGAAGAACGACAGCATTTAAAAGAACGACTGGCCGGTGCTTTTCGGTTATTTTCCAAGTTTGGATTTGATGAAGGGGTTGCGGGCCATATTACAGCGCGGGACCCTGAAAAGGATAATCACTTTTGGGTAAACCCGTTTGGTATGCACTTTAGCCAGATTAAGGCTTCTGACCTTATTTTATGTAACCATAATGGTGATGTCGTAGAAGGGGATAAGCCTGTCAATCGAGCTGCATTTGCGATTCATTCACAAATTCATGCGGCTAGACCCGACGTGATTGCTGCAGCACATGCCCACTCTGTCTACGGAAAAACATGGTCCACACTTGGACGGCTTTTAGACCCAATCACTCAGGATGCATGTGCGTTTTACGATGATCATGTCCTATTTGATGACTATACTGGTGTTGTCCTAGATACGGAAGAGGGAAAACGCATTGCCGAATCACTTAGCAATCATAAAGCCGCGATCTTACGAAATCACGGTTTACTGACAGTAGGGAAAAGTGTTGATGAGGCCGCATGGTGGTTTATTACGATGGAACGTTCGTGCCAATCCCAATTAATGGCCGAAGCGGCAGGGGCACCGGTTTTAATTGATAAAGACTATGCCAAAGTAACAAAGAAACAAGTGGGCTCTCAATTAGCAGGATGGTTTAGCTTCCAACCCTTGTGGGACCGAATCGTGAAGGAACAACCGGATTTATTAGAGTAA
- a CDS encoding ketopantoate reductase family protein yields the protein MNIAVIGAGAVGGFVGMMLKKAGHDVTFLARGRHLDAMREQGLTLHHQHGTFTEHDTFTNQYEEISKADLLLFTVKSTETRQAIELIKPYKKANAFVLTLQNGVNNEEILADAFGETHVLSGAAHLSAKIEDPGVIRQEGEHIFYIGGLHPAQESYAEEVVRALQEAEVRCKLSSDIMRRKWEKSLWNVTFNPLSAITGAKVGEILDDPKLLQTSKQVFAEMLHISKLANIDISENAAERVFADAALVRNHKTSMLQDREQRKRMETESLCGYFVKLGRSKGLDVSVLGTIYSVLTFIDQAG from the coding sequence ATGAATATTGCTGTGATTGGAGCAGGAGCAGTTGGTGGATTTGTAGGAATGATGTTAAAAAAAGCGGGGCATGACGTGACCTTTCTTGCTCGTGGGAGACACTTAGACGCCATGAGAGAACAAGGCTTAACCCTTCACCATCAGCATGGTACATTTACTGAGCATGACACATTTACGAATCAGTATGAAGAGATTAGTAAGGCTGATCTCTTACTCTTTACCGTTAAATCAACCGAAACAAGACAGGCCATTGAACTGATCAAACCTTACAAGAAGGCTAACGCATTTGTGTTAACACTACAAAATGGGGTAAACAATGAAGAGATATTAGCTGATGCGTTTGGGGAGACTCACGTTCTATCCGGTGCGGCTCATTTATCAGCAAAAATTGAGGACCCAGGTGTGATTAGACAAGAAGGGGAACATATTTTCTATATCGGTGGATTACATCCTGCCCAAGAATCATATGCAGAAGAAGTAGTACGCGCTTTACAAGAAGCTGAGGTCCGTTGTAAATTATCTTCAGATATTATGCGACGTAAATGGGAAAAGTCGCTCTGGAATGTAACCTTTAATCCACTTTCAGCAATCACAGGAGCTAAGGTAGGAGAAATTCTTGACGATCCTAAACTATTGCAAACATCGAAACAGGTTTTCGCTGAGATGCTACATATCAGTAAACTAGCAAACATTGATATAAGTGAAAATGCTGCTGAACGTGTGTTTGCTGATGCTGCGTTAGTCAGAAATCATAAAACATCCATGTTACAAGACCGAGAGCAACGAAAACGTATGGAAACCGAATCATTATGTGGCTATTTCGTTAAGCTTGGACGCTCTAAAGGTTTAGATGTCTCTGTCTTAGGTACGATTTATTCAGTCTTAACCTTTATTGATCAAGCGGGGTGA
- a CDS encoding TRAP transporter large permease, which yields MITLLFILLLVLFVINVPIAFALGLSTITVFWLSGDIPLMVLPQRMFAALDSFPLMAAPFFILAGKLMEHGGISVRLVNFAKSLVGQMKGGLAHVSIITCMLFAALSGSAAATTAAVGSILITAMVKEGYDRNFSSAIQAAGGTTGIVIPPSVPLVLYGVAAGASISDLFIAGIIPGLLIGLSLMVVAFIISHVKGYGSNLEKTSLKKILVSLKESLFALLMPIIILGGIYGGIFTPTEASVVAVVYGFLIGIFVYRELSLSVMRRILIESSITSSVILLVISTASIFGMLLTREQVPQSFANLFATLDLSPIIIILLINLFLLIVGTFMETIASIIILTPILLPVVTMIGMDPVHFGIIMVVNLSIGLITPPVGINLFVASQVGQAKYEGVVRAILPFLLMMMINILIITFVPILSVGILEMF from the coding sequence ATGATAACTTTACTGTTTATTTTATTATTGGTTTTATTCGTTATCAATGTCCCGATTGCATTCGCATTGGGATTATCAACCATAACTGTTTTTTGGTTGAGTGGTGATATTCCATTAATGGTATTGCCGCAACGAATGTTTGCAGCTTTAGATTCCTTCCCTTTAATGGCAGCTCCCTTTTTTATACTTGCTGGGAAATTAATGGAACATGGTGGTATTTCCGTCCGCCTAGTAAATTTCGCCAAAAGTCTTGTTGGACAAATGAAAGGTGGGCTAGCCCATGTTTCTATCATCACATGTATGCTTTTCGCTGCTTTGTCTGGATCAGCGGCTGCAACTACAGCAGCTGTAGGTTCGATTCTCATTACAGCAATGGTAAAAGAAGGTTATGATCGTAACTTTTCATCTGCCATCCAAGCAGCTGGGGGCACTACAGGTATCGTTATACCACCAAGTGTTCCACTGGTATTGTATGGGGTTGCAGCTGGCGCCTCTATTAGTGATTTATTTATCGCAGGGATTATCCCCGGACTATTAATTGGACTATCTTTAATGGTTGTTGCTTTTATCATTTCACATGTTAAAGGATATGGCAGTAACCTTGAAAAGACTAGTCTTAAGAAGATTCTAGTGTCACTAAAAGAGTCGCTTTTCGCATTACTTATGCCAATTATTATCTTAGGTGGTATTTATGGGGGAATTTTTACACCAACAGAAGCTTCTGTAGTTGCCGTGGTTTATGGGTTTTTAATTGGCATTTTTGTCTACCGTGAACTTTCTCTAAGTGTTATGAGAAGAATTTTAATCGAATCATCAATTACTTCATCCGTTATTTTACTTGTTATTTCGACAGCCTCTATCTTTGGAATGTTGCTCACGAGAGAACAAGTTCCTCAATCGTTTGCTAACCTTTTTGCCACTTTAGATTTGTCGCCAATCATTATTATTTTATTGATTAACCTTTTCCTTCTGATTGTTGGTACCTTTATGGAAACGATTGCATCCATAATTATTCTTACGCCGATTTTATTACCTGTGGTAACAATGATAGGGATGGACCCGGTTCATTTTGGCATAATCATGGTTGTTAATCTCTCAATCGGATTAATTACCCCTCCTGTTGGTATTAATTTATTTGTCGCTTCCCAGGTTGGTCAAGCGAAGTATGAAGGTGTTGTTCGGGCGATATTACCATTCTTACTGATGATGATGATAAACATTTTAATCATCACATTCGTACCAATCTTAAGTGTTGGTATATTAGAGATGTTTTAG
- a CDS encoding carboxypeptidase M32 produces the protein MADVKMVEKDFLTYVQKMENYGEALALLAWDSRTGAPKKGIEQRSQVIGTLSTEVFKQSTSDQMAEFLQTLNNDEARHHLSEITTKTLDECQKEFDRNSKIPEEEYKEFVILQSKAEAAWEEAKEKADFSAFQPYLEKIVETIKRFIDYWGYEGNKYNTLLDDYEPGVTVDILDDVFGKLRDQLIPLVKGVTESKQPKTDFLFERFPKEQQRAFSLDILRQMNYDFNAGRLDETVHPFAIGLNPNDVRVTTKYDENDFRTAVFGTIHEGGHALYEQNISESLIGTPLADGTSMGIHESQSLFWENFVGRHPGFWEHNYERLKTHANGQFDQVSKDEFYQAINVAGPSLIRIEADELTYALHIIIRYEIEKALINDEIEVKDLPEIWNNKMEEYLGIRPSHDGEGVLQDVHWSDGSFGYFPSYALGYIYAAQLQAAMKKDLPNYDQLITDGNLTPLQEWLTNHVHQFGKLKTPVEILKDITGEGINPDDLVQYLSEKYRNLYQF, from the coding sequence ATGGCAGATGTTAAAATGGTAGAAAAAGACTTTTTAACCTACGTTCAAAAAATGGAAAACTACGGTGAGGCCCTAGCTCTACTTGCGTGGGATTCACGTACAGGTGCCCCGAAAAAAGGAATTGAACAGCGTTCACAGGTGATTGGGACACTATCAACCGAAGTGTTTAAACAATCGACGTCAGATCAGATGGCTGAATTCCTACAAACGTTAAACAATGATGAAGCAAGGCACCACCTGTCTGAAATCACGACCAAAACCCTTGACGAATGCCAAAAGGAATTTGACCGCAATTCAAAAATCCCTGAAGAAGAGTATAAAGAATTTGTGATCCTGCAATCAAAAGCAGAGGCTGCGTGGGAAGAGGCGAAGGAGAAGGCTGATTTTTCTGCTTTCCAGCCCTACTTAGAAAAGATCGTGGAAACGATCAAACGCTTTATCGACTATTGGGGATATGAAGGGAATAAATATAATACGTTATTAGATGATTACGAGCCTGGTGTGACCGTAGACATTTTAGATGATGTATTTGGAAAGCTACGGGATCAACTCATCCCGCTTGTTAAGGGGGTTACCGAAAGCAAGCAGCCAAAAACAGACTTTTTGTTCGAGCGTTTCCCAAAGGAACAACAACGAGCGTTTAGTTTGGACATTTTAAGACAAATGAACTATGACTTCAATGCTGGCCGACTTGATGAAACGGTTCACCCATTTGCTATTGGTTTAAACCCAAATGATGTGCGTGTGACGACAAAATATGATGAAAACGACTTCCGCACCGCAGTTTTCGGGACGATTCATGAGGGTGGTCATGCCCTTTACGAACAAAATATTTCAGAGTCATTAATTGGGACACCGCTAGCCGACGGAACATCGATGGGGATTCATGAGTCTCAATCATTATTTTGGGAAAACTTTGTTGGTAGACATCCGGGATTTTGGGAGCATAATTATGAACGGCTAAAGACTCATGCAAACGGTCAATTCGATCAAGTGAGTAAGGATGAGTTTTACCAAGCAATCAATGTTGCCGGTCCATCATTGATTCGAATTGAAGCCGATGAGCTGACATATGCCTTGCATATTATCATTCGTTACGAAATCGAAAAAGCATTGATCAATGATGAAATTGAAGTAAAGGACTTACCAGAGATCTGGAACAATAAGATGGAGGAGTATTTAGGCATTCGTCCATCACATGATGGTGAAGGTGTTCTTCAGGATGTCCACTGGTCTGACGGTTCGTTTGGTTATTTTCCATCCTACGCCCTTGGCTACATTTATGCAGCACAGCTTCAAGCAGCGATGAAAAAGGATCTACCCAATTATGACCAACTGATTACTGACGGAAACCTTACTCCGCTTCAAGAGTGGTTAACCAACCATGTCCACCAATTCGGCAAATTAAAAACGCCAGTAGAAATACTAAAAGATATTACAGGGGAAGGGATAAACCCGGACGATCTCGTTCAATATCTTAGTGAAAAATATCGTAATCTCTATCAATTCTAA
- a CDS encoding lactate 2-monooxygenase, with translation MSGYGNIIQHQIYSQPSVEKEEQYPVAFEDWEKLAREKLKDGPFWYVAGGAGSGETMKANRDAFTKQKIQPRMLNDVDERDLSVTLFGQTFQTPILLAPVGVQSIVHDQGELASAKAASNMNIPYITSTASSYTMEEIADVIGEGPRWYQLYWGKDEDVTASMLHRAKRAGYTALVVTLDTPILGWREKDLEQAYLPFLQGIGIANYLSDPMFCSKLEKSPQEDRRAAIEYFFKIFSNARLTWSDLAFLRKHWDLPIILKGIIHPRDAELALQYGVDGIIVSNHGGRQVDGEISTLDALESICHVIGGKIPVLLDSGIRRGSDVVKASALGASAVLLGRPFVYGLAVGGEEGVKHAIRNIIADTDLTLALSGRNSIKNLDRSLLSNVPDAQSTVRSESL, from the coding sequence ATGAGTGGTTATGGAAATATCATCCAACACCAAATTTACTCCCAACCATCAGTCGAGAAAGAGGAACAATACCCCGTCGCATTTGAAGACTGGGAAAAGCTTGCTAGAGAAAAGTTAAAAGATGGTCCATTTTGGTATGTAGCCGGTGGGGCTGGCAGCGGAGAAACTATGAAAGCAAACCGGGACGCATTCACAAAGCAAAAAATACAACCACGCATGTTAAATGATGTTGACGAGCGGGATTTATCAGTTACTTTATTTGGTCAGACCTTTCAAACACCCATTCTTTTAGCGCCCGTCGGTGTGCAATCGATCGTTCATGATCAAGGCGAACTTGCATCTGCTAAAGCTGCATCAAACATGAATATCCCATACATTACAAGTACTGCCTCATCATACACGATGGAAGAAATTGCTGATGTTATAGGGGAAGGACCACGCTGGTATCAACTATATTGGGGTAAAGATGAGGATGTCACTGCTAGTATGCTTCATCGGGCAAAACGTGCAGGCTATACAGCACTCGTCGTTACGCTAGATACACCAATCCTCGGCTGGAGGGAAAAGGATTTAGAACAAGCATACTTACCTTTTTTACAAGGAATTGGCATTGCTAACTACTTATCTGACCCTATGTTTTGTTCAAAGTTAGAAAAATCTCCTCAAGAAGATAGGCGCGCAGCCATTGAATATTTCTTTAAGATATTTTCTAATGCCCGTTTAACATGGTCAGACCTTGCCTTCTTACGTAAACATTGGGACCTTCCAATCATTTTAAAAGGTATTATCCACCCTCGTGATGCTGAATTAGCCCTACAATACGGTGTTGACGGTATCATCGTTTCTAACCACGGAGGTCGCCAGGTTGATGGTGAGATCAGCACGTTGGATGCGCTTGAGAGCATATGTCATGTGATTGGAGGGAAAATCCCCGTTTTACTAGATAGCGGGATTCGTAGAGGTTCGGATGTTGTAAAAGCGAGTGCCTTAGGTGCCTCTGCAGTGTTACTTGGAAGACCATTTGTATATGGATTAGCTGTCGGTGGTGAAGAAGGGGTAAAGCATGCCATTCGTAATATTATAGCCGATACAGACCTGACACTAGCTTTATCTGGTCGGAACTCGATAAAAAACCTTGATCGTTCCCTACTATCGAATGTACCAGATGCTCAATCAACGGTTAGAAGCGAGTCATTATGA
- a CDS encoding histidine kinase N-terminal domain-containing protein — protein sequence MDTPMWKEAALARITAFFKTNEEQILTHWLGQARIHEGDPYYEEIIKNGKRTFQLVYDYIKHRDTDQIIELTKKIASERIQANVNISEFVHNINLGRSLVVDALSHSLLSRHDISEGIFIVNELFDSYLYYAVREYTKQKDSIIYEKNKFIQEMHSDRLTVLGQIASSFAHEFRNPLTSIHGFISLLEQKYGKVDEDNRFYFQVIDREIEQLTKKINEFLYLSKVKRHDDEIETFDLSEIVREMIDFMYPRFVDEQITVNVDINEGCLVQGIIEELKQVVLNIINNAVEVLTHINRERVIDITLSHTETSISLVIANNGEEIPTHLLENIFEPFITTKELGTGLGLSVVKQIIEKHNGKIDVDSTHKHTSFTIDFEPADNN from the coding sequence ATGGACACGCCTATGTGGAAAGAAGCGGCACTCGCACGTATTACAGCGTTCTTCAAAACCAATGAAGAACAAATATTAACTCACTGGTTAGGACAAGCGCGAATCCATGAGGGAGACCCTTATTACGAAGAGATTATTAAAAATGGGAAACGTACATTTCAATTAGTCTATGACTATATTAAACATCGCGACACCGATCAAATCATTGAACTAACCAAGAAAATTGCCAGTGAACGGATACAAGCTAATGTAAATATTAGTGAATTTGTTCATAACATTAATTTAGGCCGTTCGTTAGTCGTTGATGCCCTATCCCACTCCTTACTTTCACGCCACGATATAAGTGAAGGGATATTCATAGTCAATGAATTGTTTGACTCTTACCTTTATTATGCTGTGAGGGAATATACAAAACAAAAGGATTCGATTATATATGAAAAAAATAAATTTATCCAAGAAATGCATTCTGATCGCTTGACCGTATTAGGACAAATTGCGTCGAGTTTTGCCCATGAATTTCGCAATCCACTAACATCAATACATGGTTTTATCTCATTACTAGAACAAAAATATGGAAAAGTGGATGAAGATAATCGTTTTTATTTCCAGGTTATTGATCGTGAAATCGAGCAATTAACAAAGAAAATCAACGAATTTCTATATTTGTCAAAAGTAAAGAGACATGACGATGAGATTGAGACATTCGACTTGTCTGAAATCGTAAGAGAAATGATTGACTTTATGTATCCACGTTTTGTAGATGAACAAATTACAGTAAACGTTGATATTAATGAAGGTTGTTTAGTACAAGGCATTATCGAGGAGTTAAAACAGGTTGTCTTAAATATCATTAATAATGCGGTCGAGGTTCTCACACACATCAATCGAGAGCGGGTTATAGATATTACCTTATCACATACGGAGACCTCGATTTCATTGGTTATTGCTAATAATGGAGAAGAGATCCCGACCCACTTACTAGAAAACATCTTTGAACCGTTTATAACAACAAAAGAGTTAGGTACGGGGCTAGGGCTATCCGTCGTTAAACAGATCATTGAAAAGCATAACGGAAAAATCGACGTTGATTCTACCCATAAACATACTAGCTTTACCATTGATTTTGAACCTGCAGATAATAATTAA
- a CDS encoding ketopantoate reductase family protein: MKIAIIGAGAVGGFYGALLSRAGFDVTFVARGKHLEAMNTSGLHVHSSQDQFTINGKFTSDFKELETADLLFFTVKSTETEETAKKLRPFLKEDAGILTLQNGVDNEETLVNILGANRIVSGLTYISAIIDKPGVIYSAHPLQTIIFGAPSKASMHHVPTFANALTEANIDYQISESIIVKKWEKLLWNATFNPLSAASLATVGDILDDRPLRKTAEAVLSEVLTIADRLEIHLQRDWVYQIFSASEIARNHKTSMLQDREKGKVMEVESLCGYFIRKGHELGVRTPTIETIYSILSSINKQTLGSTHQSLSHSTNSS; encoded by the coding sequence ATGAAAATTGCCATAATTGGGGCAGGAGCCGTTGGTGGTTTTTACGGCGCATTGCTTTCAAGGGCAGGGTTTGACGTTACCTTTGTCGCTAGAGGGAAACATTTAGAAGCAATGAATACGTCTGGTCTTCATGTTCACTCGTCACAAGACCAATTTACAATAAACGGAAAGTTTACGAGTGATTTCAAGGAGTTAGAAACTGCTGATTTATTATTCTTTACCGTTAAGTCCACAGAAACAGAAGAGACAGCAAAAAAATTACGTCCGTTCTTAAAAGAAGATGCGGGTATCCTGACGCTACAAAATGGTGTTGACAATGAGGAGACCCTCGTTAACATCCTCGGTGCTAACCGCATCGTCTCAGGTTTAACGTATATATCAGCAATTATTGACAAACCAGGTGTCATTTACTCTGCGCACCCTTTGCAAACAATTATTTTCGGAGCCCCTTCAAAAGCTAGTATGCACCATGTGCCTACATTCGCAAACGCATTAACAGAGGCTAATATCGACTATCAAATTTCTGAATCCATCATAGTGAAAAAGTGGGAAAAACTATTATGGAATGCCACATTTAATCCATTATCAGCAGCCTCACTTGCCACTGTTGGAGATATTCTCGACGATAGACCATTACGCAAGACTGCAGAAGCTGTTCTATCAGAAGTTTTAACGATTGCAGACCGGTTAGAGATTCACCTGCAAAGAGATTGGGTCTATCAAATTTTTTCAGCTTCAGAAATTGCTCGTAACCATAAAACATCGATGCTCCAAGATCGAGAAAAGGGTAAGGTCATGGAGGTTGAATCGCTTTGTGGGTACTTTATTAGAAAGGGCCATGAACTAGGGGTTAGAACACCTACGATTGAAACAATATATTCCATTCTATCCTCCATAAATAAACAAACACTTGGCTCAACTCACCAATCATTATCACATTCTACTAATTCCTCCTAA
- a CDS encoding tyrosine-type recombinase/integrase: MSIFAKLNEQKQNEHNQQLAIPDHIQDEYRYLIEMPSFIQDYIMSRIALGFSKATIQRYLYDYKYFFDYVKHATGEKDLQMSEISLDDFIEIDQKGVENYIQHLSLYAENNAKTVNRKLSALKSLFDYLKQRNLVSTNPVEGIERPKVAKRDPIYLQRDEYTELLSFILSDEGLTIRQRPFHERFKKRDVAIIHMLIMTGVRISELCRIRVKDLNRIDKEITVTGKGNKQRTIPLSEGTLEMIDEYVQSIPNYARPKHAEESLFIGFDFTTKAYKNNVTINAIQKMIQRHIKRAKKHLPFLAYKPITAHKLRHSFATELVYRGVDVLTVQNLLGHESVATTQIYAHVQKDMKKKAVSLLD; encoded by the coding sequence ATGTCAATATTTGCAAAACTTAACGAACAAAAGCAAAATGAACACAATCAACAACTAGCGATACCCGATCATATTCAGGATGAGTATCGCTATTTAATAGAAATGCCCTCTTTTATTCAAGATTACATCATGAGCCGCATTGCTCTTGGTTTCTCAAAAGCTACGATTCAACGCTATTTGTATGACTATAAATATTTCTTTGATTACGTAAAGCATGCCACTGGTGAAAAAGATCTACAGATGAGTGAGATCTCATTGGACGATTTTATTGAAATTGATCAAAAAGGCGTTGAAAATTACATTCAACACCTCTCTCTTTATGCTGAGAACAATGCAAAAACAGTTAACCGAAAACTATCGGCGCTTAAATCGTTATTTGATTATTTAAAGCAACGGAATTTGGTCTCTACGAACCCAGTTGAAGGTATTGAACGACCGAAAGTAGCAAAACGAGATCCGATTTATTTGCAGAGGGATGAATATACCGAACTACTTTCCTTTATTTTATCGGATGAAGGATTAACGATACGCCAGCGCCCCTTCCATGAACGATTTAAAAAAAGGGATGTGGCGATCATTCATATGCTGATTATGACGGGAGTACGAATATCAGAGCTTTGCCGTATACGAGTGAAGGATTTAAATCGCATTGACAAGGAAATAACCGTAACAGGTAAAGGAAACAAACAGCGTACCATTCCATTAAGTGAGGGAACGTTGGAAATGATTGATGAGTACGTACAATCCATTCCTAATTATGCAAGACCTAAACATGCAGAAGAGTCCTTGTTTATCGGCTTTGACTTTACAACGAAAGCATATAAAAATAACGTAACCATTAATGCGATTCAAAAAATGATTCAGCGTCACATTAAACGAGCCAAAAAGCATTTACCTTTTCTAGCGTATAAGCCTATTACTGCCCATAAGTTACGCCATAGCTTTGCAACAGAGCTTGTCTATCGCGGTGTCGATGTGTTAACAGTTCAAAATTTACTTGGGCATGAATCTGTGGCAACGACCCAAATTTATGCACACGTCCAAAAAGATATGAAGAAAAAAGCGGTTTCCTTATTAGACTAA
- a CDS encoding DctP family TRAP transporter solute-binding subunit, with translation MTRSKILYFALSVSFLIFLTACGSSSDDVSAEGGSNQNDDEIKITLAHIAPDQHSYTLGINEFIEAVEEETDGRVTFEVFGNGQIGGEREVVEQVSSGSIDMTMATSSPTAGFSENLAVLELPFLFENLEHVYATLDGEIGKEILEELAEANLKAFSFWERGFNHFGNNEREVTHVNDMEGLQVRSAENDVSVETYRALGADPTPIAWPEVYTSLQQGVVSGLDNGIGVLETTGVHEALDYLSLTEFFYTSAVLMMNQDTFNSLPADIQEVFERLGKEYAHRQREINQELEQKQLASMEEHGIIVTANSEIDTDSFRNRMSGVYDQFEDRFGNYVERIRNVEY, from the coding sequence ATGACCAGATCAAAAATCTTGTATTTTGCACTATCTGTTTCTTTCTTGATTTTTCTAACTGCATGTGGAAGTTCTTCAGATGATGTCAGTGCTGAAGGAGGAAGTAATCAAAATGATGATGAAATCAAAATTACCCTTGCTCACATAGCACCTGATCAACACTCCTATACGTTAGGTATAAACGAATTCATAGAGGCTGTTGAGGAAGAAACGGATGGAAGAGTAACATTTGAAGTATTCGGTAATGGGCAAATTGGAGGTGAAAGAGAAGTCGTTGAGCAAGTTTCATCAGGCTCAATCGATATGACTATGGCTACATCAAGTCCCACTGCTGGGTTCTCAGAAAACTTAGCTGTCCTAGAATTACCTTTCCTCTTTGAGAACTTAGAACATGTGTATGCTACATTGGATGGTGAAATTGGTAAAGAGATCTTAGAGGAATTAGCAGAAGCTAACTTGAAAGCCTTTTCATTCTGGGAAAGAGGGTTTAATCACTTCGGAAACAATGAACGTGAGGTTACACATGTAAATGATATGGAAGGGTTACAAGTTCGATCCGCTGAAAATGATGTATCAGTAGAAACATATCGGGCACTAGGAGCGGATCCTACTCCGATTGCTTGGCCTGAAGTATACACTTCCTTACAACAAGGTGTGGTTTCAGGATTGGATAACGGGATTGGTGTACTTGAAACAACGGGTGTTCACGAGGCGCTAGATTACCTTAGCTTAACAGAATTTTTCTATACTTCAGCAGTTTTAATGATGAACCAGGATACATTCAACTCTCTTCCTGCAGATATCCAGGAAGTATTTGAGAGGTTAGGTAAGGAGTACGCCCATAGACAACGAGAAATAAATCAGGAACTAGAACAAAAGCAACTCGCGAGCATGGAGGAACACGGGATTATCGTCACTGCAAACTCTGAAATTGATACCGATTCTTTTAGAAACCGCATGAGCGGAGTGTACGATCAATTCGAAGATCGTTTTGGTAACTATGTTGAAAGAATAAGAAATGTAGAATACTAA